The Urbifossiella limnaea nucleotide sequence GATGTCGCCGTACCCCTTCTGCACGCCCTCGGCCCGCACCACCAGGTCGCCCAGCGGCGGGCCGGCGGGAATCTGGATCGTCAGCTCCCGCTCGTCGTCGTCGATCACCTGCTCCTGCATCTTGTCGATCGCCGCCAGGCGGGCCTTGCTCTTGGCCATGCGGGCGCGGGGCGAGCTCTTGGCCCACTCCAGCTCGCGGGCCAGCATCTTCTGCTTGGCGCTCTCCTGCTTCTCCTCCACCGCCAGCCGGCGGCGCTTCTGGTCGAGCCAGCCGCTGTAGTTCCCGCTCCACGGGTAACCCCGGCCGTTGTCGAGCTCCAGAATCCACTTCGCGACGTTGTCGAGGAAGTAGCGGTCGTGGGTCACCGCGACGACGGCCCCGGGGTAACTCTCCAGGTGGTGTTCGAGCCACTCGACGCTCTCGGCGTCGAGGTGGTTGGTGGGTTCGTCGAGCAGCAGCAGATCATGCCGTTGCAGGAGCGTTTTGCACAAGGCCACCCGCCGCCGCTCGCCGCCGGAGAGGCGCTCGACGGGCGCGTCCGGCGGCGGCAGCCGCATGGCGTCCATCGCCAGTTCGAGCGTGCGGTCGAGCTCGTAGGCGTTGGTGGCGTCGATCTGCGCCTGCACGCGCTCCATCTCGTCGGACAGCTTCTCGAAGTCGGCGTCGGGCTCGCCCATGGCGGTGCCGATGGCCTCCTGCCGGGCCAGCAGCGCGCGGATCGGGGCGACGGCCTCCTCGACGTTTTCCAGGACGGTCTTGCCCGGCGTGAGGTGCGGCTCCTGCGGGACGTAGCCGATGGTGGCGCCCTTGTCGGCCCACGCCTCGCCCATGAACTCCTTGTCGGCGCCG carries:
- the ettA gene encoding energy-dependent translational throttle protein EttA, giving the protein MGEKYVFNIEKLTKHYGKREVLKDINLNFYPGAKIGVIGSNGAGKSTLLKIMAGADKEFMGEAWADKGATIGYVPQEPHLTPGKTVLENVEEAVAPIRALLARQEAIGTAMGEPDADFEKLSDEMERVQAQIDATNAYELDRTLELAMDAMRLPPPDAPVERLSGGERRRVALCKTLLQRHDLLLLDEPTNHLDAESVEWLEHHLESYPGAVVAVTHDRYFLDNVAKWILELDNGRGYPWSGNYSGWLDQKRRRLAVEEKQESAKQKMLARELEWAKSSPRARMAKSKARLAAIDKMQEQVIDDDERELTIQIPAGPPLGDLVVRAEGVQKGYGDILLYDDLTFNLPKGGIVGVIGPNGAGKTTLFRMIVGQETPDGGKLTVGPTVKVAYVDQNRDALVATNSIFEEVTGGTDYIMLGKQKVASRAYCAKFNFRGPDQQKLVGSCSGGERNRIHLAKLLRSGGNLLLLDEPTNDLDVDTLRALEEALINFGGCAVVISHDRWFLDRIATHILAFEGDSKVVWCEGNFQVYEEQKRARLGDAADHPTRIKYRKLHG